One Leptolyngbya sp. CCY15150 genomic window, GGCGGCTGCGAGTTCAAGGGCAAGATAGGACATTCATTGATATTGCCCAATCTGACAATGGCAGAATTTTTGCCAATACCTTTTCAAGCTTATACCGGCTGAATCGTTCGGGGGAGTCAAAATTTATCGGTTCCTTTGGAGCCTCTGGGATGAATTCTCTGGGGTTTGATGCTAACGGTCGGTTATTTGGTGCTTCTGATAATGGCGGCTTTTACCAAATTAATCAGCGCACAGGGGAAGCCAGGCTGCTATTTACAACTCAAGGTTTTGCCAGCAGTGGTGATTTAGTCTTTGACCCAGCTAAAAATCGATTTTTCTTAACGGCCAGGAGAGCTGGGACAGACGTTTTATTATCTATTCGGCGCAATGGAAGTTTTAGCTTGGTAGGTGATGTTGGATATAGTAATGTCTTCGGCCTTGCTTTGGATGGCAGGAATCTATTTGGCTATACAGCCCAAAACCAGGAAATTCTCATCAACAAGAATACTGGAGTTGGTAGATTTAGGCAGAATGTTAGAGGAACTATAGGTCAGATTTACGGCGCAACGTAAGACATAATCTAGGGCATTATTATCTAGTAAGAAGCAGGTAGCCCTTAATCAATCCTATTGAAGGATCCTGTCAAGCAAGTTGTACGCACTGTATTATCAGGGTTTTGACGCGATTGGCGGGAACTTAGCGATCGCCCATTGTACCGTGTACAGTATCTCCAGTACTTGTAGGGTGGACACTGCCCACCCTACTTGCTGAAATGGCGTTACTGGAATGTGAGCAAGATGCTACATTGGTTGTGACTATGGGGCTACCATCTGGCATTGCTGAATAGCGGTATGACTCCGCAACGTTTGCCGAAGGTTCTGTACTCCTAGCCCCAGGTTCATATCCTGATTCAGCAACACCTACCATCTACCAAAGAGCCCAGGATAGCGGCAAGATCGGATAGAAGGTTACGGCAAACAATCGAGATACATGTCCACATCCCACTGTGTACTCGTCGCCAAAAACTTCTCCCACTCATCTCGCTTGTACCAGTTAAACACCTGATACATGTCTCCCGGCATTGACGCCTTCACAACATCATCCTGCTCCAGCCGCTCCAGCGCCTCACCCAACGACATCGGCAGCTTCTTCACCTGTTTACCTGCCTCCATCGCCTCATAGAGATTACGAGATTCTGGCTCTCCTGGATCCAGATTGCGTTGAATGCCATCATCAAACGCCTTCAGCAACGCTGCTGCCATCAGATAAGGATTCACCATCGAATCCACTGCCCGATACTCAAACCGCCCCGGTGCCGATACTCGCAAACCACAGGTACGGTTCTGGAAACCCCAATCTGCATAGACTGGTGCCCATAGCCCTGTATCCCATAGGCGGCGATAGGAATTCACGGTCGAACAGCCGATCGCTGTCAGGGCTCCCAGATGTTCTATCACTCCACCGATCGCATTCAGACCAATTGGGCCTGGCTTCGTGGCAGATAAGCTAGGATCTGGCAAAAATGTATTCTCGCCGCCCTTGCGATAGCTAAAGGTGCCTGCTAAACCTGGCAGTGTTTCCATGCCAAAATCTTTCACCTGTTCATCTCCGCCATACCATAAAGATAGGTTATGGTGACAACCGTTGGCCGATACGCCCATGAAGGGCTTACTCATGAAGCAGGCGATCAGGTTAAACTCTCGCGCCACCTGGGAACAGATTTGTCGATAGGTGGTGAGGCGATCGCATGTGCGTAACGCATCATCATACATAAAGTTGAGCTCAAGCTGCCCCGGCGCATCTTCATGATCGCCCTGGATCATATCTAGACCCATCGCTTGACAATAGTCAATCACCCGTAAAAATACGGGGCGCAATTCCTCAAACTGATCAATTTGATAGCAGTTGGGCTTGGTCACGCCACCATTGGGCTTACCATCTGGCCC contains:
- a CDS encoding glutamine synthetase, translated to MTGMLTKSEALTNLEACVQAEGRADLVAQVRAKIDELGIKYIYYQFISVTGRIVGKGVPADHWETIAERGIQLVYGSTANLFLDRYNNYIGYGPEASELVAIPDPDTFCQLPWDKRVARVFCTCFRNREEPENPGGYLTSDCRGNLKRIHAQFQEDHHGLHLRHGTEPEMMWLKKGPDGKPNGGVTKPNCYQIDQFEELRPVFLRVIDYCQAMGLDMIQGDHEDAPGQLELNFMYDDALRTCDRLTTYRQICSQVAREFNLIACFMSKPFMGVSANGCHHNLSLWYGGDEQVKDFGMETLPGLAGTFSYRKGGENTFLPDPSLSATKPGPIGLNAIGGVIEHLGALTAIGCSTVNSYRRLWDTGLWAPVYADWGFQNRTCGLRVSAPGRFEYRAVDSMVNPYLMAAALLKAFDDGIQRNLDPGEPESRNLYEAMEAGKQVKKLPMSLGEALERLEQDDVVKASMPGDMYQVFNWYKRDEWEKFLATSTQWDVDMYLDCLP